Sequence from the Brevundimonas diminuta genome:
CGATCGCTTCTTCAAGGCCATGCGCGGTCGGATGGACGCCGCCAAGGGGCCGGACGTGGGTGAGGCGCAGGCCTAAGGACCTATGACGGAGTCTTTCCAGCCAAACCTGGATTTCAACGCCGAGGAGGTCGAGGAGCGCGAGGCCTTCGTCGTCGATCTGGAAGGCTATGAGGGACCGCTGCACGTTCTGCTGGCCTTGGCGCGAAACCAGAAGGTCGATCTGCTGAAGCTGTCGATCACCCAGTTGGCGGAACAGTATCTGGCCTTCGTGCACGAGGCGCGCAGGCGCAACTTCGCCCTGGCGGCGGACTATCTGGTGATGGCGTCGTGGCTGGCCTATCTGAAGTCGCGCCTGCTGCTGCCGCGCACCGACAAGGGCAAGGCCGAAGAGCCGCCGGCCGAAGAGATGGCCGCCGCCCTGGCGTTCCGGCTGCAGAAGCTGGAGGCGATGCGCAAGGCCGTCGAGCAGCTGATGGCCCGGCCCCAGCTGAAGCGCGACGTCTTCACGCGCGGCGATCCCGAAGCGACGGTGATCGTGCCGTCGGACCGGATCGACGCCAGCCTGTACGAACTGATGAGCGCCTATGTGGTGCAGCGTCGGCGCGAAGAGGCCCGGCGCTACGCCCCCGGCCAGCGGGTCGAGGCCTTTCCGCTGGAAGCCGCGCGCGACTGGCTGCGCGAGATCATGCCCAAGCTGGCCGACTGGACGCCGCTGGAACAGGTGGCGCCCCATCGTGAGGACGAAGAGGGGCCCAGTCAGGCCAGCTTTACCGCCTCGACCCTGTCGGCCAGTCTGGAGCTGGTGAAGGAGGGGGCGATGGACATTCGGCAGAGCGAAGCGTTTGCGGACCTGTATCTGAAGCGGCGTGGACCGGGCCAGCCGCTGGAGTTGACGCCGTGAGCGACCTGTCG
This genomic interval carries:
- a CDS encoding segregation and condensation protein A, giving the protein MTESFQPNLDFNAEEVEEREAFVVDLEGYEGPLHVLLALARNQKVDLLKLSITQLAEQYLAFVHEARRRNFALAADYLVMASWLAYLKSRLLLPRTDKGKAEEPPAEEMAAALAFRLQKLEAMRKAVEQLMARPQLKRDVFTRGDPEATVIVPSDRIDASLYELMSAYVVQRRREEARRYAPGQRVEAFPLEAARDWLREIMPKLADWTPLEQVAPHREDEEGPSQASFTASTLSASLELVKEGAMDIRQSEAFADLYLKRRGPGQPLELTP